In one window of Solanum pennellii chromosome 2, SPENNV200 DNA:
- the LOC107009706 gene encoding transcription factor TCP13 isoform X2 codes for MITREDKGNVVNDDGNKSKACTTSNSTTSWTRLKDPRIVRVSRAFGGKDRHSKVCTVRGLRDRRVRLSVPTAIQLYDLQDRLGLNQPSKVVDWLLDAAKNEIDELPPLQIPPGSLNPNLYPMLEQIDILLVDRMFH; via the coding sequence ATGATTACAAGAGAAGATAAGGGGAACGTTGTGAATGATGATGGAAATAAGAGTAAGGCATGTACAACGTCTAATTCAACAACATCATGGACAAGGTTAAAGGATCCAAGAATAGTTCGTGTTTCGAGAGCATTTGGAGGAAAAGACAGGCACAGTAAAGTTTGTACTGTAAGAGGGCTAAGAGATCGTCGTGTAAGGCTCTCAGTTCCTACTGCTATTCAATTATATGATCTTCAAGACAGATTAGGGCTTAATCAACCAAGTAAAGTTGTTGATTGGTTGCTTGATGCAGCTAAAAATGAAATCGATGAATTGCCTCCCTTGCAAATTCCTCCTGGAAGTTTGAACCCTAATCTTTATCCTATGTTAG